One Saccharomycodes ludwigii strain NBRC 1722 chromosome VI, whole genome shotgun sequence DNA segment encodes these proteins:
- the HRQ1 gene encoding ATP-dependent 3'-5' DNA helicase (similar to Saccharomyces cerevisiae YDR291W | HRQ1 | Homologous to RecQ protein) — MNNSIYHYDNNNKNKNTDDDGTNILVKRQKLHGNINNKKKTSIEDQNILKFKFSHLNTFYTFLKYKTPYLQSISFNYLKQNLDKIIGKKYTTKESLTEKDVSLITKILNYDNNKSSNIPNIAEFKYIDKDQYELDNMSRKSAQTLLTNQSSSDIFKLEDTEGSSEGNDKRLILVLKFKQGNINDMKQLKSTIEHRQDIFNKNLQKLLTKYDTITGLYNSTCVPQAPNFDDPLSLLNKNKDHKKLDSNDKNNNAVSGFIFDYFKSKEILHVLNASPANYSTMDDFLPKVIQELLKPIDKLYIHQKLAIQDIIEYGKNCIVTTSTSSGKSLIYQISTLLSILKNPNNSSVLYISPTKALAQDQQRSFQNLLSKLNNIDPETLTDKKDMEDYKVLKNLKIATYDGDTDIKTRRNIRKDDLVRVIFTNPDMLHASILPNHVNWRRILLNLKLCIIDELHIYTGLFGTHVSFVLRRLRRLLYHLGNGSQLDTSSDGCKFIGCSATLRDPNMAFQSLLGLPSNSISVVTKDGSPRGLKNVIVWNPDITGTTTNGFKYKRDFIGGSARIIVELLKRNIKTIAFCFVRRLCELLMKEVRTLLTNENIQETYLPDVVSYRGGYSTQDRRKIEKELFHGNLKCVISTNALELGVDIGELDCVLMCGFPVSLSNFHQQSGRAGRRMHDSMTIVVASDNPVDQYYVKHSEKLVSMDPNDLQDLVIDLSNSMVLESHLQCAAFEFPITLTEDEPYFAITGEKDSITKFRTLCEKKLQMYEGNDPNLINTYNCNIRYLPWPAKFVSLRGVEEDMYAVVDVTNNRNVVIEEIEASRTSFTLYDGGIFIHQGLPYLVKEFNPDEHYAKVLRVDVDYITSQRDFTDVDPIEIEIIRSLSKKSDVPVYFGKIRTKIVVFGFLKLNKYNQILDVVETHNPPVILHSKGFWIDIPKRALELVAQKQLNMAGGIHAAQHAIISCLPQYIVTGVDEIQTECKAAEKEFASRQTERVRPARLIFYDSKGGSSGSGLSIKAFEHIDEVLENATAKIENCDCEYGCPSCGVAVPFCKENSSVLSKQACLIILHVILGHDPDTFLNNIKDGPEENMPLIQVETVKPVVDHVKFSNGFKIIEF; from the coding sequence ATGAATAATAGTATTTACCATTatgataacaacaacaaaaacaaaaatactGATGATGATGGCACTAATATATTAGTTAAAAGACAAAAGCTACACGGtaatataaacaacaaaaaaaaaacatcaatCGAGgatcaaaatatattaaaatttaaattcagCCATTTAAACACATTCTACACTTttctaaaatataaaacacCCTATTTACAATCTATTTCGTTCAACTATTTGAAACAGAACCTagataaaattattggcAAAAAATACACAACAAAAGAATCACTCACTGAAAAGGATGTGTCCTTAATTaccaaaatattaaactatgacaataataaaagcaGCAATATACCTAATATAGCAGAATTTAAGTATATCGATAAAGATCAGTATGAACTTGACAATATGTCTAGAAAAAGTGCCCAAACATTATTAACTAACCAGTCCTCATcagatatttttaaacttgAGGACACTGAGGGTAGCAGTGAGGGCAATGACAAAAGActtattttagttttaaaatttaaacaagGAAATATAAACGATAtgaaacaattaaaatctACGATTGAACATAGACAAGAtatatttaacaaaaatttgCAAAAGCTACTGACCAAATATGATACTATTACTGGTTTGTATAATTCAACGTGTGTACCCCAGGCACCTAACTTCGATGATCCATTATCtttattgaataaaaataaagaccataaaaaattagacAGTAAtgataagaataataatgccGTGTCCggttttatatttgattattttaaatcaaaGGAAATTTTGCACGTTTTGAATGCTTCCCCCGCCAACTATTCTACAATGGACGACTTTTTACCGAAAGTTATTCAAGAATTATTGAAGCCAATTGACAAACTATACATACATCAAAAATTAGCTATACAGGATATCATTGAATATGGGAAAAATTGTATTGTCACGACCTCTACTTCATCGGGGAAATCTctaatttatcaaatttcAACATTGTTGtccattttaaaaaatccaaATAATTCGAgtgtattatatatttcacCAACCAAAGCGTTAGCGCAAGACCAACAGAGATCATTccaaaatttattatccaagttaaataatattgacCCTGAAACATTAACAGATAAAAAGGACATGGAAGACtataaagttttgaaaaatttaaaaattgccACATATGATGGTGATACtgatattaaaacaagGAGGAATATTAGAAAAGATGACTTAGTACGAGTCATATTCACCAACCCAGACATGTTGCATGCAAGCATCTTACCTAATCACGTTAACTGGAGACGCATTCtactaaatttaaaactgtGCATTATAGACGAGCTACACATTTATACTGGTCTTTTTGGTACACATGTATCCTTTGTGCTAAGACGTTTAAGACGTTTATTGTACCATTTAGGTAATGGTAGTCAGCTTGATACTAGTAGTGATGGTTGTAAATTTATTGGGTGTAGTGCCACGTTGCGCGACCCCAATATGGCATTTCAATCACTTTTAGGGTTGCCCTCTAATTCAATTTCAGTAGTAACAAAAGATGGCTCTCCTAGgggtttaaaaaatgtcaTCGTCTGGAATCCAGATATTACaggaacaacaacaaatggctttaaatataaaagagaTTTTATTGGAGGGAGTGCCAGAATTATAGTagaattattgaaaagaaatattaagaCAATtgcattttgttttgtcaGGCGGCTGTGCgaattattaatgaaagAGGTAAGAACTTTATTGACTAACGAGAATATCCAGGAAACTTATTTACCAGATGTTGTTTCTTACAGAGGCGGATATTCTACACAAGACCGCcgtaaaatagaaaaagaattatttcATGGAAATTTAAAATGTGTTATTTCAACAAATGCTTTGGAATTAGGTGTTGATATCGGTGAATTAGATTGTGTATTGATGTGTGGGTTCCCGGTTTCCCTTTCAAATTTCCACCAACAAAGTGGGAGAGCCGGTAGAAGAATGCACGATTCAATGACCATTGTAGTGGCGAGCGATAACCCTGTGGATCAGTATTACGTAAAACATTCTGAGAAACTCGTTTCGATGGACCCCAATGACTTGCAAGATTTAGTAATTGATTTAAGTAACTCGATGGTCTTGGAAAGTCATTTGCAATGTGCAGCCTTTGAGTTTCCAATAACTTTAACCGAAGACGAGCCGTATTTTGCAATTACCGGAGAAAAAGACTCTATAACCAAGTTTAGAACGCTatgtgaaaaaaaactacaaATGTACGAAGGAAATGATCCAAATTTGATCAATACTTATAATTGTAACATTAGGTACTTACCATGGCCTGCAAAATTCGTTTCCTTGAGAGGTGTGGAAGAAGATATGTATGCGGTTGTTGATGTTACCAACAACAGAAACGTTGTTATTGAAGAAATCGAAGCGTCGAGAACTAGTTTTACATTGTATGATGGTGGCATTTTTATTCACCAAGGGTTACCATATTTAGTGAAAGAATTTAATCCAGACGAGCATTACGCTAAAGTGCTTAGGGTGGATGTTGATTATATCACTAGCCAAAGAGATTTCACCGATGTGGACCCTAttgaaatagaaataatcAGAAGTTTAAGCAAGAAAAGTGATGTTCCTGTGTATTTTGGTAAAATTAGAACgaaaattgttgtttttgggtttttgaaattaaacaaatataaccAGATTTTGGACGTTGTCGAGACTCATAACCCACCGGTAATACTTCATTCAAAAGGTTTTTGGATAGATATACCTAAACGGGCGTTAGAATTAGTTGCACAAAAGCAACTAAATATGGCTGGCGGTATTCATGCTGCACAGCATGCAATAATCTCATGTTTGCCACAATATATAGTTACAGGTGTTGACGAGATTCAAACTGAATGCAAAGCTGCAGAAAAGGAGTTTGCTTCGAGGCAAACGGAGAGGGTACGACCAGCTAGACTAATTTTTTACGATTCTAAAGGCGGTAGTTCTGGCTCTGGGTTGAGCATTAAAGCCTTTGAGCATATTGATGAGGTTTTGGAAAACGCTACGGctaaaattgaaaactgTGACTGTGAATATGGCTGCCCGAGTTGTGGTGTTGCTGTACCATTTTGCAAAGAAAATAGTTCAGTTCTATCTAAACAAGCCTGCTTGATTATCTTGCATGTCATATTGGGTCATGACCCAgatacttttttaaataatattaaagatGGGCCCGAGGAAAATATGCCATTAATCCAAGTGGAAACGGTGAAACCGGTGGTGGATCATGTAAAATTTTCCAATGGGTTTAAAATCATCGAGTTTTAA
- the RTT103 gene encoding Rtt103p (similar to Saccharomyces cerevisiae YDR289C | RTT103 | Regulator of Ty1 Transposition), whose protein sequence is MSLRREDILHKLNVLNETQESIVKTSKWMIQQVINTSISSPNTPGLVSDTILEYLQNEKTNIRRKLLTIYLINDFAQYCKFKGSTKSQSLVQLMEILNKNIKSCFLQISDRLNSSQDIKAKVHRVVKIWKEREVFSSSVIMDLLKITEPSNFNKKVEGSAIIDNSTTSTIADASSNNEIPAELKFLVGLYNQLYIIKQKNTSGATTSNSGSVSIRSKIVEELKHLTELEKQEIEKEQKEENTGDGSDIVSSDNKNNSKYSNKDLGLIINSLNLINNNNISSNDITNANNSINHNSNQYTGELPTYEQQSDSDSDIDSDTGDAHVAKRCKLEQNGIVHTDDNKDLQEGITESTEQTQDIGVEEEENKSIFEEENVAEVNSNTVTSNLQDLLSKLSS, encoded by the coding sequence ATGTCACTTCGTAGAGAGGATATATTGCACAAATTAAATGTATTGAATGAAACACAAGAAAGTATTGTCAAAACTTCAAAATGGATGATCCAACAAGTCATAAACACATCGATTTCATCTCCTAACACACCTGGTTTAGTCAGTGATACTATTTTGgaatatttacaaaatgaaaagacaaatataagaagaaaattgctaacaatatatttgataaacGATTTTGCCCAATATTGCAAATTCAAAGGATCAACGAAAAGTCAATCACTTGTACAATTAATGGagattttaaacaaaaatataaaaagttgTTTTCTTCAAATTAGTGACAGATTGAACAGTAGTCAAGATATTAAGGCTAAAGTACATAGAGTTGTTAAGATTTGGAAAGAGAGAGAAGTTTTCTCCAGCTCGGTTATTATGGATTTGTTGAAAATTACAGAACCAAgcaatttcaataaaaaagttgaagGAAGTGCTATCATCGATAACAGTACTACTTCTACAATTGCAGATGCTAGCAGTAATAATGAGATACCTGCTGAATTGAAGTTCTTGGTGGGATTGTATAATCAATTGTATAtaatcaaacaaaaaaatactagTGGTGCTACTACCAGTAATAGTGGTAGTGTTTCTATCAGATCGAAAATAGTTGAAGAATTAAAGCATCTAACAGAATtagaaaaacaagaaattgaaaaagaacagaaagaagaaaatactGGTGATGGGAGTGACATTGTTAGtagtgataataaaaacaatagtaAGTATTCTAATAAAGATTTGGGCCTCATTATAAAtagtttaaatttaataaataataacaacattaGTAGTAATGACATTActaatgctaataatagcaTAAACCATAACAGCAACCAGTATACAGGTGAACTACCTACGTATGAACAACAAAGCGATAGTGACAGCGATATTGATAGTGATACTGGTGATGCACATGTTGCAAAGAGATGTAAATTGGAACAAAATGGAATAGTACATACTGATGATAATAAGGATTTACAAGAAGGGATAACAGAGAGTACTGAACAAACTCAAGACATAGGTgtagaagaggaagagaaCAAGAGTATATTTGAAGAGGAAAATGTAGCAGAGGTAAATAGTAATACAGTGACTTCTAATTTACAGGATTTGCTAAGTAAATTATCCAGTTGa
- a CDS encoding alpha-mannosyltransferase (similar to Saccharomyces cerevisiae YJL186W | MNN5 | MaNNosyltransferase), which produces MFLSGKKRLKKILLATTVIIVIAKLLLDHHTIRSMPEKKTPNDDFYYSLVNHLKTYKPIALEETSIENKKNLRTKNCKMADMSLFDDRVNNLAVYNNLNECYSLPDSIFDNLESNHWGFVNKIKTDLQKKYHHPSSSSKETKEKDDNESDIGIVTVGGGKYSVLAYNSIRSMRKFGTTLPVEVFIPEVDKVGEEDFCFNVLPKLNAKCIFLSDVLPDSLLEDPDFKFDRFQFKVWALLISTFRHVAFIDADNYLISNLDDFNNQTSYLENGLVIWPDMWARVTPPTFYKLIHKHIDLNENPIRNVGDSITPFEIQYPEYKDNRMTYDDAANKIRMHNFKNTLSDPTSESGQMLMDKVRHLDTLLLSLYYNVYGPAWYYNMFSLGGAGEGDKETFIGAAFALDNPYYQIKSGMGITGFFKQKKEGGNGEYRGCGLLQVDFEKDYQHYYNYVRKNSEKLVQDDLFGNDDNDPIKKYNKGRIFYDKWMKDENNGKNLEYMFVHASLNKFDPWRLYKDREFAYDRDGVTPYRQFRDLKRMKYFDIELFAFEELEKVMCHDEQRIDFKYYQDKKNTDDWPKICLELSKRVEFLKETHDSAVKPEI; this is translated from the coding sequence ATGTTTTTGTCAGGTAAGAAAcgtttaaaaaagatattgttAGCAACTACTGTCATTATAGTAATtgcaaaattattattggacCATCATACCATTAGGAGCATGCCGGAAAAGAAAACTCCCAATGATGATTTTTACTATTCTTTGGTTAATCACTTGAAGACTTACAAACCTATAGCCTTGGAAGAGACTTCTAtcgaaaataaaaaaaatttaaggacaaaaaattgtaaaatggCCGATATGTCATTATTTGACGATAGAGTTAACAACCTTGCTGTTTACAATAATTTAAACGAATGTTATTCATTACCTGATTCCATTTTCGATAATTTGGAATCAAATCATTGGGgttttgtaaataaaattaagacCGACTTACAGAAAAAATACCATCATCCTTCAAGCTCCAGcaaagaaacaaaagaaaaagatgataatgaaaGTGATATAGGTATCGTTACTGTTGGTGGAGGCAAGTATTCTGTTTTGGCCTACAACTCGATTAGATCTATGAGAAAATTTGGCACAACATTACCTGTCGAAGTTTTCATCCCGGAAGTTGATAAGGTAGGTGAGGAggatttttgttttaatgtCTTACCTAAATTGAATGCAAAATGTATTTTCTTATCAGACGTTTTACCAGACTCTCTATTAGAAGATCCTGATTTCAAATTTGATAGATTTCAGTTTAAAGTTTGGGCTCTATTAATTTCTACTTTTAGACACGTAGCATTTATCGATGCCGACAATTATTTGATCAGCAACCTAGACGATTTCAATAATCAAACCAGCTATTTAGAAAACGGTCTTGTTATTTGGCCAGATATGTGGGCCAGAGTCACACCTCCAAccttttataaattaattcACAAACACATAGATTTGAATGAAAATCCAATTCGAAACGTGGGTGATAGTATAACTCCATTTGAAATACAATATCCAGAATATAAAGATAATAGAATGACATATGATGATGCAGCTAATAAAATCAGAATGcataatttcaaaaacacTCTCTCTGACCCAACAAGTGAAAGTGGGCAAATGCTCATGGATAAGGTCAGACATTTGGatacattattattaagtttatattataatgtCTATGGCCCAGCATGGTACTATAATATGTTTTCATTGGGAGGTGCAGGTGAAGGTGACAAAGAAACGTTTATAGGTGCAGCTTTTGCTTTGGACAATCCATACTATCAAATTAAAAGCGGAATGGGTATTACCGGCTTTTTCAAGCAAAAGAAAGAGGGGGGTAACGGCGAGTATAGAGGCTGTGGTTTATTACAAGtcgattttgaaaaagattaCCAACATTATTACAACTATGTAAGGAAAAATTCCGAAAAGTTAGTTCAGGATGACTTGTTCGGTAACGATGACAATGATCcaatcaaaaaatacaacaaaGGTCGCATTTTCTATGATAAATGGATGAAGGATGAAAATAACGGTAAAAATCTCGAATATATGTTTGTTCATGCCTCGCTGAATAAATTCGATCCATGGAGATTATACAAAGATAGGGAATTTGCGTATGATAGAGACGGAGTCACTCCGTATAGGCAATTTAGAGATCTAAAAAGaatgaaatattttgatattgAACTATTTGCTTTTGAAGAGTTGGAAAAGGTCATGTGCCATGATGAACAACgtattgattttaaatattaccAAGACAAAAAGAATACTGATGATTGGCCCAAGATTTGTCTGGAGCTAAGCAAAAGAGTGgaatttttaaaggaaaCACATGACTCAGCAGTTAAACCTGAGATATAA
- the DPL1 gene encoding sphinganine-1-phosphate aldolase DPL1 (similar to Saccharomyces cerevisiae YDR294C | DPL1 | Dihydrosphingosine Phosphate Lyase): MNYNSATVSSNTSCTMEQHLIDKLRLFVENEKSNNRLLQSINTLCNQPFSQIFNELFDWFQAQSKWDLLQKCIILYIIYQKFLIPVYYEIKGYGLVYFIRHTIIRNFLLKNLFGKIILKNKLASEKINQEVNKVKKDLRKSLIKTTPELTNYNKLPAVGLTQGEIVEYLDKSIKLLPHSDYEHGKVSGAVYHGGKELIDIQTISFQKYCVGNQLHPDVFPGLRNMEAEVVSMVLQMFHADYSKGFVGSTTSGGTESLLLACLSAKMYGLKYKNITEPEIIIPKTAHAGFYKAGYYFNIKIREANIDPVTYKVDLKHVANLINKNTCLLVGSAPNFPHGIIDDIEGLSELALRNNGGIPLHVDCCLGSFIVAYMEKCGFSVGPGYFDFRVPGVTSISCDTHKYGFAPKGSSVLMYRNATLRSCQYYISTDWCGGLYGSPTLAGSRPGALVVGCWSTMVHMGSKGYLESCKEIVGAAMALKKFIQQEIPALKINGDPLCSVVSFAFQDENKYDIYELSDRLSKNEHWHMNTLQNPAAIHFALTRLSAPIVETELCPILKRTVEEYVKEVDSRNDDSVDKKHGANSDTSALYGVAGSVKTTGIADRLVEAFLDTLFQPASTDIPDVNVTSTTIETDDIIN, from the coding sequence ATGAATTATAATTCAGCTACTGTTAGTAGCAATACCAGTTGTACAATGGAACAACATTTAATTGATAAGTTAAGActttttgttgaaaacgaaaaaagtaataatcGATTATTACAATCAATCAATACTTTATGCAACCAACCATTTtctcaaatttttaatgaacTTTTTGATTGGTTTCAAGCTCAGAGTAAATGGGACTTATTGCAAAAATGTATAATTTTGTATATAATCTATCAAAAGTTTCTGATTCCAGTATATTATGAAATTAAAGGCTATGGTTtggtatattttattagacATACAATAATCAGAAATTTTCTACTAAAGAATTTATTTGGTAAAATCATcctaaaaaataaattggctTCGGAAAAAATCAATCAAGAGGTTAACAAAGTCAAAAAAGACTTAAGAAAGAGTTTAATTAAGACAACTCCAGAGCTAACAAATTACAACAAATTACCTGCTGTTGGGCTAACCCAAGGTGAAATTGTTGAGTATCTAGATAAATCAATCAAACTATTGCCGCATTCGGATTATGAACATGGGAAAGTTAGTGGCGCAGTTTATCACGGTGGTAAAGAATTAATTGATATACAAACGATAAGTTTTCAAAAGTACTGTGTTGGCAATCAATTGCATCCCGATGTGTTCCCGGGTTTAAGAAACATGGAAGCTGAAGTAGTTTCAATGGTTTTGCAAATGTTTCACGCTGATTATAGCAAAGGATTTGTTGGTTCCACTACTTCTGGTGGGACAGAGTCCTTATTGTTAGCGTGTTTGAGTGCTAAAATGTACGGATTaaagtataaaaatattacagaGCCAGAAATAATCATTCCTAAAACAGCACATGCTGGGTTCTACAAGGCgggttattattttaatataaaaattagaGAGGCTAATATTGATCCTGTTACATATAAAGTTGATTTAAAACATGTTGCAAATTtaatcaataaaaacactTGTTTACTTGTCGGCAGTGCACCAAATTTCCCACACGGTATAATTGATGATATCGAAGGCCTAAGTGAATTGGCTTTGAGAAATAATGGGGGTATCCCATTACACGTTGATTGCTGTTTAGGTAGTTTTATAGTAGCGTATATGGAAAAATGTGGTTTTAGCGTTGGACCCGggtattttgattttagaGTGCCTGGTGTGACCAGTATTAGTTGTGATACTCACAAGTATGGGTTTGCTCCCAAGGGCTCAAGCGTGTTGATGTATAGAAATGCTACTTTGAGAAGCTgtcaatattatatatcaaCAGATTGGTGCGGTGGGTTGTATGGCTCGCCAACTTTAGCTGGGAGTAGACCAGGTGCACTAGTGGTTGGTTGTTGGTCAACAATGGTACATATGGGTTCGAAGGGTTATTTAGAAAGTTGTAAAGAAATAGTTGGTGCTGCTATggcattgaaaaaatttatccaACAAGAAATACCagcattaaaaattaatggtGATCCATTGTGTTCTGTTGTATCATTTGCTTTCcaagatgaaaataaatacgaTATTTACGAGTTAAGTGATAGATTAAGTAAGAATGAGCATTGGCATATGAACACATTACAAAATCCAGCTGCTATACATTTTGCCTTGACTAGATTGAGTGCACCCATTGTTGAAACTGAACTCTGTCCTATTTTGAAAAGGACTGTGGAAGAATATGTGAAAGAGGTTGATAGTAGAAATGATGATTCCGTTGATAAGAAGCACGGTGCTAACTCGGATACTAGCGCTTTATATGGTGTTGCAGGTAGTGTTAAAACTACTGGTATTGCAGATAGATTAGTAGAAGCATTTTTAGATACTTTATTTCAACCAGCCAGTACTGATATCCCTGATGTCAATGTTACCAGCACTACAATTGAGACCGATGATATAATTAACTAA
- a CDS encoding transcription activator GCR1-like domain-containing protein (similar to Saccharomyces cerevisiae YMR172W | HOT1 | High-Osmolarity-induced Transcription): MTNLVTPINIEVDQLPVIIPINLVYSNSESNHNSNHKKLFTRIYFEIKNIPNVHCVYDPSSSNTNNILYNQGKKNDSNNSNISVNNHTLDKMQDTTISTVTDLNSKLNHITPPVNINNLTKKKNSSVSLTENNATLHPANMGSNIVTNALAKDNDFNNKGNNIKNKSGQDNFNYNAAAKTLATNRLDSNEFEDGIFSSDMNNLSSENNFYLDNSKNHSEGLNDESDCTIGPPRISNENNTPNTIASSIRKGDKGNNNERENEEYSNEDDENVSEASFSSTFSGTTATASTAASKNIAPGDSKYSNVNDLVFKFNDQIVYKRFGIKLMMLKSKKNPNITYPKAVTQSNIDTNSPDITVKNIWLEYKKPFPPFNLSIEYLENKYGSKWRTDNGRVPKNSFNTKISRRLRIVKAIKTGMKKLHYNEEQAIDILQKYLNEKGSGCISYYFNKLNLPDNFK; this comes from the coding sequence ATGACAAACCTTGTAACCCCAATAAACATAGAGGTAGACCAATTACCAGTGATTATACCAATAAACCTAGTTTATAGTAACTCTGAATCTAATCATAATAGCAACCATAAAAAGCTATTTACAAGAATTTATTtcgaaataaaaaatatacctAATGTTCATTGCGTTTATGATCCTAGTAGTTCCAACACTAACAATATTCTATACAATCAGGGCAAAAAGAATGatagcaacaacagcaatatAAGTGTAAATAATCATACCCTTGACAAGATGCAGGATACCACAATCTCTACTGTTACTGATCTAAATTCTAAGCTAAACCATATTACACCTCctgttaatattaataatctcaccaaaaaaaaaaattcgtCTGTTAGCCTTACTGAAAACAATGCTACCCTGCATCCCGCCAATATGGGTTCTAATATTGTAACTAATGCTCTTGCCAAAGATAATGACTTTAATAACAAGGGGAACAACATAAAGAATAAGAGCGGTCAGgacaattttaattataatgCTGCAGCTAAAACCCTCGCGACCAATAGATTAGACAGTAATGAATTTGAAGATGGTATTTTTTCAAGTGATATGAATAACCTTTCTAGcgaaaataatttttatttagatAACAGCAAAAACCATAGCGAAGGCTTAAATGATGAAAGCGACTGTACTATCGGGCCACCGCGCATTAGcaatgaaaataacacACCTAATACCATTGCTAGCAGTATAAGAAAAGGTGATAAAGggaataataatgaaagggaaaatgaagaatatagcaatgaagatgatgaaaatgTGAGTGAAGCCAGTTTCTCTTCTACATTTTCAGGCACAACCGCCACAGCAAGTACAGCTGcttctaaaaatattgcaCCAGGCGACAGTAAATATAGCAACGTAAATGATCTcgtatttaaatttaatgacCAAATAGTCTATAAAAGATTTGGCATTAAACTAATGATgctaaaatcaaaaaaaaatccgAATATAACTTATCCTAAAGCTGTTACGCAAAGCAATATAGATACAAACTCCCCGGATATCACggtgaaaaatatttggctAGAGTACAAGAAACCATTCCCGCCTTTTAATCTATCCATTGAGTATTTAGAAAACAAGTACGGATCAAAATGGAGAACAGATAACGGACGTGTCCCTAAAAATAGCTtcaatacaaaaataagtAGAAGATTACGTATCGTCAAAGCCATTAAAACAGGTATGAAAAAATTGCATTATAATGAAGAACAAGCAATAGatatattacaaaaatatttaaatgaaaagGGAAGTGGTTGCATATCATATTATTTCAACAAATTAAACCTACCCgataatttcaaataa